The following coding sequences are from one Salvia hispanica cultivar TCC Black 2014 chromosome 3, UniMelb_Shisp_WGS_1.0, whole genome shotgun sequence window:
- the LOC125211893 gene encoding protein SYM1-like isoform X1, with protein MAATLKSFSPSAQFIQRRKHLSLPKSLPHHFSAPSNPFLNPNLAVQIRWPINAVTEEREVPEKTDDQDNEKGSISRKMEEFKEDFVNSDRLLNAAIVLGAGTLAITKLLTIDHDYWQGWTLYEVLRYAPEHNWTAYEEALKEHPVLSKMVISGIVYSVGDWIAQCYEGKPLFEFDRTRMFRSGLVGFTLHGSLSHYYYQFCEALFPFKDWWVVPAKVAFDQTVWSAVWNSIYYVVLGFLRGESLEKIVIELKATFVPLLTAGWKLWPFAHLITYGVIPVEQRLLWVDCVELIWVTILSTYSNEKSEVRISEASEPNPNGKSIEK; from the exons ATGGCTGCTACTCTCAAGAGTTTCTCTCCATCTGCACAGTTTATACAGCGCAGGAAGCATCTGAGCCTCCCAAAATCCCTACCTCACCACTTCTCCGCCCCCTCCAACCCATTCTTGAACCCTAATCTCGCAGTCCAAATCCGGTGGCCCATCAACGCCGTCACTGAGGAGAGAGAAGTCCCTGAGAAAACCGACGATCAAGATAATGAAAAGGGCTCCatttcaagaaaaatggaGGAATTCAAGGAGGACTTTGTTAATTCTGACAGGTTGCTTAATGCTGCTATAGTTCTTGGTGCTGGCACCCTTGCCATCACCAAATTGCTCACCATTGATCACGATTATTGGCAG GGATGGACTCTTTATGAGGTGCTGAGATATGCACCTGAGCACAACTGGACTGCATATGAAGAAGCTCTGAAAGAGCATCCTGTGTTGTCGAAAATGGTGATAAGTGGGATTGTTTACTCTGTTGGAGATTGGATAGCTCAA TGTTATGAAGGGAAGCCTCTGTTCGAGTTTGACAGGACGCGTATGTTTAGGTCCGGCCTTGTTGGGTTCACCCTCCACGGATCGCTGTCCCATTACTACTACCAATTCTGTGAG GCTCTATTCCCTTTCAAGGATTGGTGGGTGGTCCCTGCCAAAGTTGCATTTGACCAAACCGTCTGGTCGGCTGTGTGGAACAGCATCTACTATGTGGTGCTGGGATTCTTGCGCGGTGAATCCCTGGAGAAAATTGTCATTGAACTGAAAGCGACGTTTGTGCCTTTGTTGACT GCGGGTTGGAAGCTCTGGCCTTTCGCTCATTTGATCACCTACGGAGTGATTCCAGTCGAGCAACGCCTCTTATGGGTGGATTGCGTGGAGCTGATTTGGGTTACTATACTCTCAAC GTACTCGAATGAGAAATCTGAAGTGCGGATATCTGAGGCGTCTGAACCCAATCCCAATGGCAAGTCTATCGAG AAGTAA
- the LOC125215752 gene encoding ring canal kelch protein-like has translation MGSLSPLLRPSSAASHRIFVPFCDRNAPAGNATTFIDCYTPATNTWHRVTSIPASAEGLVLKDFSMVAFGPHIYVLGGRLCRSPSAAAAVDGEFRPRAVSTVRRYDVAADRWEMCAEMSEARFSFACTVCGGGIYVAGGQSSPGRARGISSSEVYYPASDQWRSLANMSRMRYKCVGVTFKGRIIVVGGFVGGENFGPYDQTARSSAEVYDAERDKWIYVARMWALDVPPRQIVVVNDKLFSSGDCLQPWKGHIESYDEKESIWNVVHRSHFNCMSPTYTAEGTTATGRCYITMAPVRNHLYFLTGYSMPGEGSLLRSEVHVFDTSNSGGGWRSLESIDEVGEKELCGHCCVLNDDE, from the exons ATGGGCTCTCTCTCTCCGCTCCTCCGCCCCAGCTCCGCCGCCTCCCACCGGATCTTCGTCCCCTTCTGCGACCGCAACGCCCCCGCGGGCAACGCCACCACATTCATCGATTGCTACACGCCGGCCACCAACACGTGGCACCGCGTCACCTCGATCCCGGCCTCGGCCGAGGGTTTAGTCCTGAAGGACTTTTCCATGGTGGCATTCGGCCCCCATATTTACGTCTTGGGCGGCCGCCTCTGCCGGAGTCCCTCTGCCGCCGCCGCAGTGGATGGGGAATTCCGGCCGAGGGCCGTGTCGACGGTGCGGCGGTATGACGTGGCAGCGGATCGGTGGGAAATGTGTGCGGAGATGTCGGAAGCGAGATTTAGCTTCGCGTGCACCGTTTGCGGCGGGGGGATATATGTTGCAGGCGGCCAGAGCTCGCCGGGGCGGGCGAGGGGAATATCTTCGTCGGAAGTTTATTATCCGGCGTCGGATCAGTGGAGATCGCTTGCGAATATGAGTAGAATGAG GTACAAATGTGTGGGCGTGACGTTCAAAGGAAGAATCATCGTAGTTGGAGGTTTCGTCGGCGGCGAGAACTTCGGCCCCTATGACCAGACTGCCCGTAGCTCCGCCGAGGTCTATGATGCAGAGAGGGATAAGTGGATCTACGTAGCTCGAATGTGGGCCCTAGACGTCCCGCCACGACAGATCGTTGTGGTGAATGACAAGCTCTTCAGCTCGGGCGACTGCCTCCAGCCGTGGAAAGGACACATAGAGTCGTACGATGAGAAAGAAAGCATTTGGAATGTGGTCCATCGCTCCCATTTCAATTGCATGTCCCCTACATACACTGCTGAGGGGACGACCGCCACGGGGAGATGCTACATTACCATGGCTCCCGTGAGAAACCACCTCTACTTCCTCACCGGGTATAGCATGCCCGGGGAGGGATCGCTCCTGAGATCGGAGGTTCATGTTTTTGACACCTCCAATAGCGGGGGCGGGTGGCGGAGCTTGGAGTCGATAGATGAGGTTGGGGAGAAAGAGCTGTGCGGACATTGCTGTGTGTTGAATGATGATGAATAA
- the LOC125211906 gene encoding dolichyl-diphosphooligosaccharide--protein glycosyltransferase subunit DAD1-like encodes MGKSTTTTDVHALFHSLRSAYAATANHLKIIDLYIVFAIVTAVIQVAYMAIVGSFPFNSFLSGVLSCVGTAVLAVSLRIQVNKDNKEFKDLPPERAFADFVLCNLVLHLVIMNFLG; translated from the exons ATGGGGAAATCGACGACGACGACGGATGTCCACGCACTCTTTCACTCTCTTCGTTCTGCCTACGCCGCAACCGCTAATCATCTCAAG ATCATCGATCTCTACATTGTCTTCGCGATCGTCACCGCTGTGATTCAG GTTGCTTACATGGCTATTGTTGGATCATTCCCATTTAACTCATTTCTTTCTGGTGTACTTTCATGCGTGGGAACTGCTGTCCTTGCTG TTAGTCTCCGAATTCAAGTAAACAAAGACAACAAGGAATTCAAG GATCTACCTCCTGAGCGTGCTTTCGCGGATTTTGTACTCTGCAATCTAGTGCTTCATTTGGTTATAATGAACTTCCTAGGATAA
- the LOC125211893 gene encoding protein SYM1-like isoform X2, giving the protein MAATLKSFSPSAQFIQRRKHLSLPKSLPHHFSAPSNPFLNPNLAVQIRWPINAVTEEREVPEKTDDQDNEKGSISRKMEEFKEDFVNSDRLLNAAIVLGAGTLAITKLLTIDHDYWQGWTLYEVLRYAPEHNWTAYEEALKEHPVLSKMVISGIVYSVGDWIAQCYEGKPLFEFDRTRMFRSGLVGFTLHGSLSHYYYQFCEALFPFKDWWVVPAKVAFDQTVWSAVWNSIYYVVLGFLRGESLEKIVIELKATFVPLLTAGWKLWPFAHLITYGVIPVEQRLLWVDCVELIWVTILSTYSNEKSEVRISEASEPNPNGKSIE; this is encoded by the exons ATGGCTGCTACTCTCAAGAGTTTCTCTCCATCTGCACAGTTTATACAGCGCAGGAAGCATCTGAGCCTCCCAAAATCCCTACCTCACCACTTCTCCGCCCCCTCCAACCCATTCTTGAACCCTAATCTCGCAGTCCAAATCCGGTGGCCCATCAACGCCGTCACTGAGGAGAGAGAAGTCCCTGAGAAAACCGACGATCAAGATAATGAAAAGGGCTCCatttcaagaaaaatggaGGAATTCAAGGAGGACTTTGTTAATTCTGACAGGTTGCTTAATGCTGCTATAGTTCTTGGTGCTGGCACCCTTGCCATCACCAAATTGCTCACCATTGATCACGATTATTGGCAG GGATGGACTCTTTATGAGGTGCTGAGATATGCACCTGAGCACAACTGGACTGCATATGAAGAAGCTCTGAAAGAGCATCCTGTGTTGTCGAAAATGGTGATAAGTGGGATTGTTTACTCTGTTGGAGATTGGATAGCTCAA TGTTATGAAGGGAAGCCTCTGTTCGAGTTTGACAGGACGCGTATGTTTAGGTCCGGCCTTGTTGGGTTCACCCTCCACGGATCGCTGTCCCATTACTACTACCAATTCTGTGAG GCTCTATTCCCTTTCAAGGATTGGTGGGTGGTCCCTGCCAAAGTTGCATTTGACCAAACCGTCTGGTCGGCTGTGTGGAACAGCATCTACTATGTGGTGCTGGGATTCTTGCGCGGTGAATCCCTGGAGAAAATTGTCATTGAACTGAAAGCGACGTTTGTGCCTTTGTTGACT GCGGGTTGGAAGCTCTGGCCTTTCGCTCATTTGATCACCTACGGAGTGATTCCAGTCGAGCAACGCCTCTTATGGGTGGATTGCGTGGAGCTGATTTGGGTTACTATACTCTCAAC GTACTCGAATGAGAAATCTGAAGTGCGGATATCTGAGGCGTCTGAACCCAATCCCAATGGCAAGTCTATCGAG TAA